The following DNA comes from Fusarium fujikuroi IMI 58289 draft genome, chromosome FFUJ_chr03.
TCTTTGCGCCAACATCCTCAGCCAACATTGAACCCATCTGCAATACCTTCTCGCACAGCTCTATGCGGAAACCACCAAGATAACCATTCGAACTCGGCACATTCGGCATCACCCCAGGCACAGGGTTAGCCTTGGACGTCACCCAGCACTGACCGCCGCTGACATTAATCACATCCGATAGAAGCTTCGGATCCAAGCCAGCCTTGACGCCAATGTTGAGTGCTTCGGCTGCGGCTACTGAGGTGATGGCGCTGAggtagttgttgatgatcttgaatgCAGTGCCTGCGCCGACGTCGCCACATTGGAAGATGCTTTTACCCATATGTTTCAACAGTGCTTCTACCTGGGGGAAGATCTTTGCAGACTTGGGTTGATAAACGCCAACCATGAATGTGAGCGAGCCGTCAATAGCACCCATAGGGCCACCGGAGACAGGAGCATCAACGAAGGATAGTGTGTCAGACAGCTTGGATGAAACTTCTTCCGTAGTTTTAGCAACCTTTTTGATCGTGGCAGTCTCGATAGTGCCGCATTCTATGAAAAGCTTCTTTGCTGGGTTGCCATCGGGAACAGCTGTTACAGCACCGGCTAGGATGCCGGTGTTGGGGTCCAAGTAGACGGCCTCAACTGCGGTAGCTGTCGGTAGCATAGTAATAACAGTGTCCTGAGTTTATTAGCTTCTCTGTACGCGAACTGAGCACAGAAACGTACCGCTGCCTTAGTCGCCTCGTAGCCGTTCTGAACGACCGACACTTTGCCGAAACCCTTGACCTCATCTTGAAAGTCACGCACGGCTTCTTGGTTCACATCGGCGATCAGAAAAGACTTGGATGCCCCGAGTCCCTTGATCAGGTTGACGGCCATGGGGTATCCCATGACGCCCAAGCCTGGCCACAACATCAGTACTGCGTGGAGCATTGTGTTGTAGGCTTAGTCACTTATAAAAGCAATTGTATCGGCTGGAGAAGACATGATCATGATACGGTgactatatagaaatagcGATCAAAATTGCTGGAGAAATAttgaaaagagaaagaatcAAGAAAGGTACCTTGCTGAGACTCGCAGACGTGGTCTAAGCCCATCAACTTTCGAAATTTAAACTGGACTTGCCTTATATGCGATACTACCGCTATAAGCTTGAAAGTCGACCTCCACACTGAGGTTCGCTACAACGTGCGACGAGCTTCCCCGCATTAGCGTTTTGTGTAATTGCAGTGCCTCGTCTGTTGTTCAAGGTCTGAGCCAATGTGGGGGAGCGGTATTTCGTACATGCACACACGTTATGAAGTCAGTACTTACTGCCAAAAGTCTCCGCTTCTTATCTTCAAGACGGCATGTTATTCAGAAAATATAGTATGTCAAAGTTGAACATGTCAGTTAATATTGATATGACCTAAAGCTTGCCCGGCCAGAACCGATGTCGGTTCTTCTCCC
Coding sequences within:
- a CDS encoding related to 3-hydroxyisobutyrate dehydrogenase, producing the protein MSSPADTIAFISLGVMGYPMAVNLIKGLGASKSFLIADVNQEAVRDFQDEVKGFGKVSVVQNGYEATKAADTVITMLPTATAVEAVYLDPNTGILAGAVTAVPDGNPAKKLFIECGTIETATIKKVAKTTEEVSSKLSDTLSFVDAPVSGGPMGAIDGSLTFMVGVYQPKSAKIFPQVEALLKHMGKSIFQCGDVGAGTAFKIINNYLSAITSVAAAEALNIGVKAGLDPKLLSDVINVSGGQCWVTSKANPVPGVMPNVPSSNGYLGGFRIELCEKVLQMGSMLAEDVGAKTVLDGPAKQAFQEAMRDERYKGKDARVVYKWLNEGKRG